Sequence from the Candidatus Binatia bacterium genome:
CCGTCGGCAAGCCGAGATGGCGGAGGATCTTCTCGATCACCGCGGGGGCGGATTGGGGATTGCGGATTGCGGATTTTGGATTGCGGATTTTGGATTGCGGATTTCGGATTGCGGATTTCGGATTGCGGAGTGCGGAGTCAGCTGGTCGCTTACCTGGTCCGGTCCCTTGCTGTGCGGGCGGTCTTGATGGACGACACCGTGATCGCCAGCAGTTCGTTCGCTTCTTGCCGCAGGGCTGCGAGTACGTCGGCGGCGATAGAGCCACTCTCCACGAGCAGTTCCATCCAATACATGGACTCATCCGCCTCTTCCTCGACGATCCCCATCCTGGCGACGAAGTCGGCCAACGACCGGGCACGGCAGGCGGCCCGGTAGTTGGCGCCGACGGACATCGCCGACCGCAGCAATTGCCGCCCGATGACCTCTGCGGTTCTGGTGCGCGGCAACGACTCAACCAGGTGGATCACGTCCAACGCGAACCGGCGCGTTCGCCGCTTCAGATCATGCT
This genomic interval carries:
- a CDS encoding four helix bundle protein, which codes for MTKHDLKRRTRRFALDVIHLVESLPRTRTAEVIGRQLLRSAMSVGANYRAACRARSLADFVARMGIVEEEADESMYWMELLVESGSIAADVLAALRQEANELLAITVSSIKTARTARDRTR